The DNA window CTGGTGAGGCGGGTGTGACTAGCGCGGTGGGCTGCGACGGGCACCACCCATGCCTCGCGGCGTCGCACTCGAAATAAGTGGTACGCTGCCTCGCAGTCGACATCCTTTAACGATCCGTCCGGCGAGGCGGAGAAGGAGGTCAAGTTTCGTATGGGTGCTGCGGGCAACACCGGCTTGGGCAGCGATTCCCGGGAGTTGATGTCGGCGGCCGATGTGGGCCGCACCATTTCCCGCATTGCACATCAGATCATCGAAAAGACCGCGCTGGACGGTCCGGACGCACCACGGGTGGTGCTGCTGGGCATCCCGACCCGCGGTGTCATCCTGGCCAAGCGGCTGGCCGCCAACATCGGCGAATACAGCGGGGTCGAGGTCGGCCATGGCGCCCTGGACATCACGCTCTACCGCGACGACCTGATGCAGAAGCCGCCGCGGCCGCTGGAGGCCACCTCGATTCCGGCCGGCGGCATCGACGACGCCCTGGTGATCCTGGTCGACGACGTCTTGTACTCCGGCCGGTCGGTGCGTTCCGCGCTGGACGCGCTGCGCGACGTGGGCCGGCCGCGGGTGGTGCAGCTGGCGGTGCTGGTCGACCGCGGCCATCGCGAACTGCCGCTGCGCGCCGACTACGTCGGCAAGAACGTCCCCACCTCACGCGGCGAGAGCGTGCACGTGCTGCTGCGCGAGACCGACGGCGACGACGGGGTGGTGATCTCCCGATGACGCGCCATCTGCTGGCCGCCGGCGACCTGAGCCGCGACGACGCCACCGCCATCCTCGACGACGCCGACCGGTTCGCGCAGGCGCTGGTGGGCCGCGAGATCAAGAAGCTGCCGACGCTGCGCGGGCG is part of the Mycobacterium mantenii genome and encodes:
- the pyrR gene encoding bifunctional pyr operon transcriptional regulator/uracil phosphoribosyltransferase PyrR, producing the protein MGAAGNTGLGSDSRELMSAADVGRTISRIAHQIIEKTALDGPDAPRVVLLGIPTRGVILAKRLAANIGEYSGVEVGHGALDITLYRDDLMQKPPRPLEATSIPAGGIDDALVILVDDVLYSGRSVRSALDALRDVGRPRVVQLAVLVDRGHRELPLRADYVGKNVPTSRGESVHVLLRETDGDDGVVISR